CAGTTGACTTTGGGGAAATTCGTACAGCCGGTATGACAGATAATTTTATCAGCCGGCAGGTTGTTCAAGCCATTGTAAAAAGAGAGCCGGCAGGGGAGGAGATTGAAGCATTATGCCGCCGTTACGAATCGTTTCTGCCTGAGCAGTTGGCAGCGAGAAACGGGCTTGTTTTACCGGGGGTACAAAGTATTTTAGCAAAGCTTTGCGGCCGGGATGATTATCGGCTGCTGCTGCTGACAGGCAACAGCAAAACAGGGGCGCAGATCAAATTGGATTACTTCGGGCTGGCAAAGTATTTTGATTTTTCCTGCAGTGCCTTTGCCGAACAGTATGAAGACAGAGATGAGATTGCCCGAAATGCTCGGGAGATCGTTCGGACCCATTGGGGCTATTGTCCGGCTCATCAAGTCTATGTCATCGGGGATACTCCCCATGATATCCGCTGCGGGAAAACAATTGGCGCCTATACTATCGGGATAGCGACAGGCGGGTATTCATTAGCGGAATTGAGCAGTTGTTCTCCTTGGTGGTCGGTTGAAACACTGCCTGCGGCGGAAAGGTTTATTACCAAAATATCACAAAAATAAGCTGCGGGTTGAAGAAATTTGCCAAGACAAAGGGCCGCCTATAAGACGGCCTGGCTTGAAGAAAAATTTTCTTAACGGGGAAAGCATTGCTGCCGGGGAAAGCAAAATCGCGGGTAGCATTGCTGCCAGGGAAAACAGAAGCGGGGATAGCACTGTCGCCTAGGAAAACAAAAGAATGGGGAACATTGCCGACGGGGAAGACAGAAGAGCGGGAAGCATTGCTGCCGGGGGAAACAAGAGAAGGGAAAGCACTGCCGACGGGGGAAACATGAGCGCGGGTAGCAAAGGTTCGGGTTACAGAGGATGATTCGCTCATCTTCCGTATCTTCGTTAAACCGCGTTTCTTCCCAGTCGATTATTTCAGGGTCATCCCAGTTATCGCGAAACATCGTGGATTCCTCCTTTTTTAAACCGAGTGAGGACGATTTGCTATATTCTATGTAAACAAAGAGATTTTGGTGATACTTTTTGAAAAAATGGACACCGCAGTGAATGCGGTGCCGGTCAAAATTTTCATCATTAGCAGATAACCGCTGCACAAGTAGTTTTCAACAGTAACATAATGAGAACCAGGGGAATAAGATACAGTAGCTGAAAGAGCTGCTATAGAATTTTATTTAAAGGAGGAATTTTAATGTTTTTTGGTGGTTCCCGATTCCTCTGGTTTCTCGTATTAGTTATCAGTCTATGGATTCTCTTGTTCCCGGATATCTCTATTACCAGTGATTGTAAATAGGGAGTATGTCCGCTCATTGCCCATGCCGGTTTGGTGTGGGCAATGAGTTTGCAGTATAGGAGGACAAGCGGTTTGGCCTTTAACCCGGCAATAAATACATGTTTGTCAGTTAATTTGTCTGTTTCGTCTGAAAAATACAGAAAAATTTATAAATTTTTTGTATACTGAGAGTAAGTCAATCGTAATATTTTATAGTCCTTCATAGTAATGTAAGCAAGATTTCTATTTGACCGGGAGGTGTAAAGCTTTGAAGACAGAATCAACGGTGAGCGTACAATCAAGACAGGAAATTTCAGCTATTTTGCAGCAGGCAGCCCGCGACAAAACGACTCTTTGTGTATATCGGGAAAAAGTTCCGGCTGAAGGCAGAAGACTGGATCTGGGGAAGCTGAAGGCACTGACGGAAATTGATTCCGATAATCTAGTGGCGACGGTTGAGCCGGGCCTGCTGATGGGAGATTTGGCGGAAACTCTTGCCCAAAAAGGACTGCGGTTCATACCGGCCGATGCACCCTACTATCGCCATTTAACAGTCGGGGAGTGGGTTTATCATGGCTGTCCCAGCGTTTCTTCCTGGAAGTACGGTCCGGGAAAACATACGCTGATGGGTTCGACCTATATTCTTCCTTCCGGTAAGAGCATCAGGACAGGAGGGAAAACGGTAAAGAATGTAACCGGCTACGACTTCACCCGGTTTTTGGCGGGGGCATACTGCGATATCGGGATAGGAGTGGAATTTTTACTGAAACTGCTGCCCCAGCCGGAATGTCGCACGACGTTTACTGCGGGATTCGTTTCGTTGCAGCAGGTGTTTAGCTTCATTAATGATTTGAGAAACAATCCGGTTGCCCCGGCGTTTCTGCTGGCCGCCGATGACAGGACGCAGCGGCTGCTTTTAGGCAGGGCGGATACAGTTCCCTTCCTGCTAGAGTTTGAACTGGACGGCGTTACGCAGGAGGTAGAGGGCTTTGGGCAAAAAGTCCGACAGTGGGCTGAGAAAAATCAGGCACTGTCAGTGACTGCCGCCGGCGCTGAAGGCGATTCCCTGCCGCTGAAAAATTTATTTGCTTCCCAGTCGGCCGGCCGGATATGTGATGAATGGAAAGTAT
The nucleotide sequence above comes from Veillonellales bacterium. Encoded proteins:
- a CDS encoding FAD-binding oxidoreductase — protein: MKTESTVSVQSRQEISAILQQAARDKTTLCVYREKVPAEGRRLDLGKLKALTEIDSDNLVATVEPGLLMGDLAETLAQKGLRFIPADAPYYRHLTVGEWVYHGCPSVSSWKYGPGKHTLMGSTYILPSGKSIRTGGKTVKNVTGYDFTRFLAGAYCDIGIGVEFLLKLLPQPECRTTFTAGFVSLQQVFSFINDLRNNPVAPAFLLAADDRTQRLLLGRADTVPFLLEFELDGVTQEVEGFGQKVRQWAEKNQALSVTAAGAEGDSLPLKNLFASQSAGRICDEWKVLYDKQQPVLAALGQAYPQFGWFGQWAEGKLHAAFAKDLTDVAAKAAAISDKVKQSGGAASGSYDRRQGKLPDGPLGKLEAQLRRTIDPQEIFAPQEGLA
- a CDS encoding HAD hydrolase-like protein, encoding MRLLFWDIDGTLIRTYQAGLYAFRQAVEEIWGKSVDFGEIRTAGMTDNFISRQVVQAIVKREPAGEEIEALCRRYESFLPEQLAARNGLVLPGVQSILAKLCGRDDYRLLLLTGNSKTGAQIKLDYFGLAKYFDFSCSAFAEQYEDRDEIARNAREIVRTHWGYCPAHQVYVIGDTPHDIRCGKTIGAYTIGIATGGYSLAELSSCSPWWSVETLPAAERFITKISQK